A stretch of the Lactuca sativa cultivar Salinas chromosome 9, Lsat_Salinas_v11, whole genome shotgun sequence genome encodes the following:
- the LOC111903903 gene encoding uncharacterized protein LOC111903903, translating to MYQASAHYVQGKELDEAEAASRSTIQLSDDRSKGPRVNAIHHSRIQAASQQGSKLRIEIGKRSVETHELVVMKSKQPSDYQKCKKRKVDEEKRKVDACALDKFIHRQPVEQHVEEYIEEHVEEQEHVELEEIEEHEHVKELVDIYMIQEGNGNFFGVIEMLQEFDAVIKEHVRWITSEGLHVHYLGHLIQNELISLVAKEIKKEFIKKIKEAKYYSIILDCILDSSHQEQITIIVSEATSLAEKELGDFKFLVSTVIWYEDYRETSFSKMIVEAKEISIEMSIDPIFPQKRLIERKKRFDESSSSEEVSFIPEEIFRVNYFLYSVDQAISSIETRFEQFKEYDKVFGFYFHII from the exons ATGTATCAGGCATCGGCTCATTACGTACAGGGTAAGGAATTGGACGAAGCAGAAGCAGCATCACGATCGACTATC CAATTAAGCGACGACAGGAGCAAGGGGCCAAGGGTCAATGCGATTCATCATTCACGGATTCAGGCAGCAAGTCAGCAAGGATCGAAATTGAGGATTGAGATTGGAAAACG atcag TTGAAACTCATGAACTTGTAGTGATGAAGTCTAAACAACCATCCGATTATCAAAAATGTAAAAAGAGAAAAGTAGATGAAGAAAAGAGAAAGGTTGACGCATGTGCTCTAgataagtttatccatagacaacCTGTTGAACAACATGTTGAAGAGTACATTGAAGAGCATGTTGAAGAGCAAGAGCATGTAGAACTAGAAGAGATAGAAGAGCACGAGCATGTTAAAGAGCTTGTTGATATATATATGATCCAGGAAG GTAATGGAAATTTTTTCGGTGTCATTGAAATGTTGCAAGAGTTTGACGCGGTTATCAAAGAGCATGTGCGATGGATCACAAGTGAAGGGCTTCATGTGCATTATCTTGGCCACCTAATCCAAAACGAACTAATATCTTTGGTAgctaaagaaattaaaaaagaatTTATCAAGAAGATAAAGGAAGCAAAGTACTACTCAATCATACTTGATTGTATTCTCGATTCAAGTCACCAAGAACAAATTACTATAATAGTGAG TGAAGCAACATCACTAGCAGAAAAAGAACTTGGCGACTTTAAATTTTTGGTATCAACTGTTATTTGGTATGAA GATTATAGAGAAACAAGTTTTTCAAAAATGATTGTTGAAGCTAAGGAGATTTCTATTGAAATGAGTATTGATCCGATATTTCCACAAAAGCGTTTAATTGAAAGGAAAAAAAGGTTTGATGAGAGTTCAAGTAGTGAAGAAGTTTCATTTATACCTGAAGAGATTTTCAGAGTCAATTATTTCTTATACAGTGTTGATCAAGCTATTTCTTCTATTGAGACAAGATTTGAACAATTCAAAGAATATGACAAAGTATTTGGTTTTTATTTCCACATAATTTGA